The following are encoded in a window of Primulina eburnea isolate SZY01 chromosome 4, ASM2296580v1, whole genome shotgun sequence genomic DNA:
- the LOC140830589 gene encoding uncharacterized protein isoform X1: protein MIEHHLGAGMGTKVQCKSFLPGYYSMRDLNEDSSSSSWPLFYGDNTLTNGPYFNEFIPRTTIDDHSGYEKDAMKQKMLEHETVFRNQVHELHRLYRIQRDMMEEVKRKELYQRASIEPSSSSSLLGSQKPSEDARKWHVGGFPTTNSTNGRTTILGVEVANSRMSCTIGNDTQPSLFPLKNGSSSKDREGLDPRPLKVRKKLFDLHRPAEEYVDTEEGGNFEDNSTSPKSSVKLILDNQAGVKVPINASASDCRFRGSIGLADLNEPFQDEELATPSHFDFHGRHSTNGDTKQMNQSAKSNAGHLGAIHDGFLLNSPIGCKVNERDRFSSFYEAGYDKSNLNSMSQALRQDKFPRLNQVNHPSGLYPSVCSRQDLWRDNPRHGAEFLEKSRDLSHPLFSSPSFTGSRTHSTSSLAKSKKDVTQKSTTFEPPFISAAAVDRSFQPFSQTRDAAFFGGKWRVDSSSRLYPGLESEGKVVNGFYDGFASGSKETQALLPSAGFDFLKYSKDDEVVADPSTNHGFGIFAKRKSCHEDSKPALDINLNEVVSTSPNELVIVEDLNMAHEKIKPEYHLPALPWLRPKPANDHKRCSNYVPDFSNKLCHSRETVGDLNQPITTTDMLAPNNCRVIEKNLNGETRNVQKILGFPIFATVDPKEEPTFLVSSSTIVDYAAEKKIVSAKRVNRIIDINIECEPDEQIADEELPVEKPTKNTCFIDLNSCVSDCEDPPVPSFETKNKNVKVTLEIDLEAPVLLESEDDDAEAKKNVPEDVSFPVSENNAEPIYDEVLQNAADAMLAISSSCPRVNISEDSLAESLLWFVNAMSLCSVELEHLSGKESRAGIAFPQQEFSKETDDFEAMVLQLVETKKEAFMPKPFIPEVSIEENVGTTNMLATRSRRGHSRRGRQRKDFQRDILPGLTSLSRHAITEDLQTFGGIMKATGHQWNSGLARRNGTRNSGGARGRRRVVVETVTTTVPSTVCAPLIPQPNDIKSGLEDRSLAGWGKTTRRPRRQRFPAGNTPTIASTL from the exons ATGATTGAACACCATCTTGGTGCAG GAATGGGAACAAAAGTACAGTGCAAAAGCTTCTTGCCAGGATATTACTCCATGAGAGACCTTAATGAGGATTCTAGCAGTAGTAGTTGGCCTTTATTTTACGGAGACAATACACTAACAAATGGGCCGTATTTCAATGAATTCATTCCGAGGACTACAATAGATGACCATTCAGGGTATGAAAAGGATGCGATGAAGCAAAAAATGCTTGAACACGAGACAGTTTTTAGAAATCAG GTACATGAACTCCACCGACTATATAGAATTCAAAGAGACATGATGGAAGAAGTGAAAAGGAAAGAATTGTATCAACGAGCTTCAATAGAGCCATCATCATCGTCAAGCCTTCTAGGTTCTCAAAAGCCATCAGAAGATGCTCGAAAATGGCATGTGGGAGGCTTTCCTACGACAAATTCTACTAACGGTAGAACAACTATTTTGGGGGTCGAAGTTGCTAATTCTCGTATGAGTTGTACTATTGGTAATGATACTCAGCCCAGTCTGTTTCCACTCAAGAACGGGTCTTCTTCAAAGGATCGTGAAGGTTTGGATCCAAGACCTTTGAAGGTGAGAAAGAAGCTCTTTGATCTTCATCGCCCGGCTGAAGAGTATGTAGATACTGAAGAAGGGGGAAACTTCGAGGACAATTCAACTTCACCTAAAAGTAGCGTGAAGTTAATCCTTGACAATCAAGCTGGTGTAAAGGTTCCAATAAATGCATCAGCTTCCGATTGTCGTTTTAGGGGCTCGATTGGATTGGCTGACTTAAATGAACCCTTTCAGGATGAAGAATTAGCGACTCCATCACATTTTGATTTCCACGGTCGTCATTCCACTAATGGAGACACTAAACAGATGAATCAGTCTGCTAAATCAAATGCCGGACATCTAGGAGCAATCCATGATGGATTTTTGTTAAACTCGCCTATTGGATGTAAAGTTAATGAGAGGGACCGGTTCTCCTCCTTCTATGAAGCAG GATATGATAAAAGCAACCTCAATTCTATGAGTCAAGCACTGCGACAAGACAAGTTTCCTAGGCTTAACCAGGTTAATCATCCTTCTGGATTATATCCATCTGTTTGTAGCAGACAAGACCTTTGGAGAGACAATCCTCGCCATGGTGCAGAGTTTTTAGAAAAAAGTCGTGATCTTTCTCACCCATTATTTAGTTCCCCTTCTTTTACCGGTTCACGGACACATTCCACCTCATCTTTGGCGAAGTCAAAAAAAGACGTTACTCAAAAGTCGACAACATTTGAACCCCCTTTCATTTCAGCTGCGGCAGTGGACAGAAGTTTTCAGCCCTTTTCTCAGACTCGAGATGCGGCTTTTTTTGGAGGAAAGTGGCGAGTTGATTCGAGTTCTAGATTGTATCCAGGTTTAGAAAGTGAAGGAAAAGTTGTAAATGGATTTTACGATGGGTTTGCCTCAGGATCCAAAGAAACACAAGCTCTCTTGCCGTCGGCTGGCTTTGATTTTCTCAAATATAGTAAGGATGATGAAGTAGTAGCTGACCCGTCGACTAATCATGGATTTGGAATTTTTGCAAAACGCAAATCGTGTCATGAAGATTCAAAGCCTGCACTAGATATTAACTTGAATGAGGTGGTTTCAACCTCACCAAATGAGCTAGTAATAGTGGAAGATCTCAATATGGCTCATGAAAAGATTAAACCGGAATATCATCTGCCAGCATTGCCTTGGCTTCGACCTAAGCCAGCTAATGACCATAAAAGATGCTcgaattatgttccggatttTTCTAATAAATTGTGTCATAGCCGTGAGACAGTTGGAGATCTCAATCAACCAATCACAACAACAGATATGTTGGCTCCAAATAATTGTCGAGTTATCGAGAAGAACTTGAATGGCGAGACTCGAAATGTTCAGAAAATTCTCGGTTTTCCCATTTTTGCAACTGTTGATCCAAAAGAGGAGCCAACATTTCTTGTTTCCTCATCTACTATTGTCGATTATGCTGCTGAGAAGAAAATTGTCAGCGCCAAAAGGGTGAACAGAataattgatattaatataGAGTGTGAGCCAGATGAGCAGATAGCTGATGAGGAACTGCCTGTGGAAAAGCCAACGAAAAACACGTGCTTCATCGATTTGAACTCCTGTGTTAGTGATTGTGAAGATCCTCCTGTGCCCTCCTTTGAAACCAAGAATAAAAATGTCAAGGTAACTCTGGAGATAGATTTAGAAGCTCCCGTTCTCCTTGAGAGCGAGGATGATGATGCAGAGGCCAAAAAAAACGTGCCAGAAGATGTATCATTTCCTGTATCAGAAAATAATGCTGAGCCCATTTATGATGAAGTCCTTCAAAATGCAGCAGATGCAATGCTTgccatatcatcatcttgtccTCGTGTCAATATATCTGAAGATTCCTTGGCTGAGTCGCTCCTCTGGTTTGTAAATGCCATGTCATTATGTTCAGTTGAACTCGAACATTTATCCGGTAAAGAATCACGAGCTGGAATTGCCTTCCCGCAGCAAGAGTTTTCCAAGGAGACggatgattttgaagcaatggTGTTGCAGCTAGTGGAAACTAAAAAAGAAGCCTTCATGCCTAAGCCCTTCATACCCGAAGTGTCTATAGAGGAAAACGTGGGAACCACCAACATGTTAGCAACTAGATCACGAAGGGGTCATTCGAGGCGAGGAAGGCAGCGAAAGGATTTCCAGCGGGACATACTTCCTGGTCTAACATCATTGTCAAGGCACGCAATAACTGAGGATCTTCAAACTTTTGGAGGGATAATGAAAGCCACTGGCCATCAGTGGAATTCAGGATTGGCACGAAGAAATGGGACCAGAAACAGTGGTGGTGCTCGAGGTAGGCGACGAGTGGTGGTTGAAACTGTCACTACCACCGTTCCAAGCACGGTTTGTGCTCCATTGATCCCCCAACCGAATGACATTAAATCTGGTTTGGAGGATAGAAGCCTAGCCGGGTGGGGAAAGACTACTAGACGCCCCCGTAGACAGAGATTTCCGGCAGGCAATACCCCTACTATTGCATCAACATTGTAA
- the LOC140830588 gene encoding uncharacterized protein isoform X1, whose protein sequence is MYRAGAVTTNRGGMPTDNVDSVVTLDQVPRWSDSEYRYSYENEDPAFSNSFFPDPLTSASEGENGGNGMVSRFPVDHEINSKIYLWRGNPWNLEVDAVVNSANENLDEAHSSPGLHAAAGPGLAEECAGLGGCRTGMAKVTNAYDLPARRVIHTVGPKYAVKYHTAAENALSHCYRSCLELLIDNGLQSIAMGCIYTEAKSYPREPAAHVAIRTVRRFIEKQKDKIHAVVFCTTTASDTEIYKRLLPLYFPRDRHEEEIAISKLPADVGDENGETIIDERKIRIKPLPKLRKSGPGSAQISTDLPVSDIGLAREDSSYLDSYLDPAFMSLIKDPDQRRREQWQKTAQARSGWNFAKMLGYGDLGGPPLSAAEEYSLHSRYLAKANSLNLSEIAEMKIVYRGGVDCDGHPVMVVVGAHFLLRCLDLERFVLYVVKEFEPLIQKPYTIVYFHSAASLQTQPDLGWMKRLEQILGRKHQRNLHAIYILHPTFGLKAAIFGLELMVDNVVWKKVVYVDRLLQLFRYVPREQLTIPDFVFQHDLEVNGGKGVIVDPRTNYVYQRP, encoded by the exons CTGTGACTACTAACAGAGGTGGCATGCCAACGGATAATGTCGATTCTGTGGTGACACTAGATCAAGTTCCACGCTGGAGTGATTCAGAGTATCGATACTCATATGAGAACGAAGATCCTGCTTTTTCTAATTCCTTTTTTCCAGACCCTTTGACATCTGCCTCCGAGGGAGAGAATGGTGGAAATGGGATGGTATCTAGGTTTCCTGTGGATCACGAAATCAACTCAAAGATATATCTCTGGAGGGGGAACCCTTGGAATCTCGAGGTGGATGCTGTAGTTAATTCAGCCAACGAG AACCTAGATGAAGCACACAGCAGTCCTGGTTTGCATGCTGCTGCTGGACCCGGTCTCGCAGAAGAATGCGCTGGATTA GGAGGCTGCCGAACAGGGATGGCAAAAGTTACTAATGCATATGATCTTCCAGCAAG GAGGGTGATACACACTGTTGGTCCCAAGTATGCTGTAAAATATCATACAGCTGCGGAAAATGCCTTGAGTCATTGCTACCGCTCGTGTCTTGAACTTCTCATTGATAATGGGCTTCAGAG CATTGCAATGGGATGTATTTATACGGAGGCCAAAAGTTATCCTCGAGAACCAGCAGCTCATGTGGCTATAC GAACTGTGAGACGATTTATTGAGAAACAGAAGGATAAAATCCATGCAGTTGTATTTTGTACTACAACAGCATCCGATACAGAGATCTATAAGAG ATTGCTTCCGCTTTACTTTCCACGAGATAGACATGAGGAGGAAATCGCTATTTCAAAGCTTCCGGCAGATGTTGGAGATGAAAATGGTGAAACAATCATAGATGAACGCAAAATCAGAATCAAACCTTTACCAAAGTTGAGGAAGAGTGGTCCAGGTTCTGCGCAAATCTCAACTGATCTTCCAGTCAGTGATATTGGGTTGGCTAGAGA GGACTCGTCATACTTGGATTCATATTTAGACCCTGCCTTTATGTCCTTAATAAAAGATCCAGATCAGAGACGCAGAGAACAGTGGCAAAAGACAGCACAGGCACGAAGTGGTTGGAATTTTGCCAAAATGCTTGGGTATGGTGATCTTGGGGGTCCTCCTTTGTCTGCAGCTGAAGAATATTCGCTTCATTCTAGATATCTGGCAAAAGCCAATTCACTTAATCTTTCTGAAATTGCCGAAATGAAAATTGT TTACCGAGGCGGCGTTGATTGCGACGGCCATCCAGTGATGGTGGTTGTTGGAGCACATTTTCTACTTAGATGTCTTGATCTAGAGCGGTTCGTGCTGTATGTAGTAAAG GAGTTTGAGCCCTTGATACAGAAGCCTTACACCATAGTTTATTTCCACTCCGCGGCTTCCTTGCAGAC cCAACCGGATCTTGGATGGATGAAGAGATTAGAGCAAATACTTGGTCGGAAACACCAGCGTAATCTTCAT GCAATATACATCCTTCATCCAACCTTTGGGCTGAAAGCAGCTATATTTGGTTTGGAGTTAATGGTAGATAACGTG GTGTGGAAGAAGGTGGTCTACGTTGATCGTCTTCTGCAGCTATTCAGATACGTTCCACGTGAACAATTAACCATACCAGATTTCGTATTTCA GCATGATTTGGAAGTAAATGGAGGAAAGGGAGTCATTGTGGATCCAAGAACCAACTATGTTTATCAACGGCCATAG
- the LOC140830588 gene encoding uncharacterized protein isoform X2 yields MYRAGAVTTNRGGMPTDNVDSVVTLDQVPRWSDSEYRYSYENEDPAFSNSFFPDPLTSASEGENGGNGMVSRFPVDHEINSKIYLWRGNPWNLEVDAVVNSANENLDEAHSSPGLHAAAGPGLAEECAGLGGCRTGMAKVTNAYDLPARRVIHTVGPKYAVKYHTAAENALSHCYRSCLELLIDNGLQSIAMGCIYTEAKSYPREPAAHVAIRTVRRFIEKQKDKIHAVVFCTTTASDTEIYKRLLPLYFPRDRHEEEIAISKLPADVGDENGETIIDERKIRIKPLPKLRKSGPGSAQISTDLPVSDIGLAREDSSYLDSYLDPAFMSLIKDPDQRRREQWQKTAQARSGWNFAKMLGYGDLGGPPLSAAEEYSLHSRYLAKANSLNLSEIAEMKIVYRGGVDCDGHPVMVVVGAHFLLRCLDLERFVLYVVKEFEPLIQKPYTIVYFHSAASLQTG; encoded by the exons CTGTGACTACTAACAGAGGTGGCATGCCAACGGATAATGTCGATTCTGTGGTGACACTAGATCAAGTTCCACGCTGGAGTGATTCAGAGTATCGATACTCATATGAGAACGAAGATCCTGCTTTTTCTAATTCCTTTTTTCCAGACCCTTTGACATCTGCCTCCGAGGGAGAGAATGGTGGAAATGGGATGGTATCTAGGTTTCCTGTGGATCACGAAATCAACTCAAAGATATATCTCTGGAGGGGGAACCCTTGGAATCTCGAGGTGGATGCTGTAGTTAATTCAGCCAACGAG AACCTAGATGAAGCACACAGCAGTCCTGGTTTGCATGCTGCTGCTGGACCCGGTCTCGCAGAAGAATGCGCTGGATTA GGAGGCTGCCGAACAGGGATGGCAAAAGTTACTAATGCATATGATCTTCCAGCAAG GAGGGTGATACACACTGTTGGTCCCAAGTATGCTGTAAAATATCATACAGCTGCGGAAAATGCCTTGAGTCATTGCTACCGCTCGTGTCTTGAACTTCTCATTGATAATGGGCTTCAGAG CATTGCAATGGGATGTATTTATACGGAGGCCAAAAGTTATCCTCGAGAACCAGCAGCTCATGTGGCTATAC GAACTGTGAGACGATTTATTGAGAAACAGAAGGATAAAATCCATGCAGTTGTATTTTGTACTACAACAGCATCCGATACAGAGATCTATAAGAG ATTGCTTCCGCTTTACTTTCCACGAGATAGACATGAGGAGGAAATCGCTATTTCAAAGCTTCCGGCAGATGTTGGAGATGAAAATGGTGAAACAATCATAGATGAACGCAAAATCAGAATCAAACCTTTACCAAAGTTGAGGAAGAGTGGTCCAGGTTCTGCGCAAATCTCAACTGATCTTCCAGTCAGTGATATTGGGTTGGCTAGAGA GGACTCGTCATACTTGGATTCATATTTAGACCCTGCCTTTATGTCCTTAATAAAAGATCCAGATCAGAGACGCAGAGAACAGTGGCAAAAGACAGCACAGGCACGAAGTGGTTGGAATTTTGCCAAAATGCTTGGGTATGGTGATCTTGGGGGTCCTCCTTTGTCTGCAGCTGAAGAATATTCGCTTCATTCTAGATATCTGGCAAAAGCCAATTCACTTAATCTTTCTGAAATTGCCGAAATGAAAATTGT TTACCGAGGCGGCGTTGATTGCGACGGCCATCCAGTGATGGTGGTTGTTGGAGCACATTTTCTACTTAGATGTCTTGATCTAGAGCGGTTCGTGCTGTATGTAGTAAAG GAGTTTGAGCCCTTGATACAGAAGCCTTACACCATAGTTTATTTCCACTCCGCGGCTTCCTTGCAGAC GGGTTAA
- the LOC140830589 gene encoding uncharacterized protein isoform X2 has protein sequence MGTKVQCKSFLPGYYSMRDLNEDSSSSSWPLFYGDNTLTNGPYFNEFIPRTTIDDHSGYEKDAMKQKMLEHETVFRNQVHELHRLYRIQRDMMEEVKRKELYQRASIEPSSSSSLLGSQKPSEDARKWHVGGFPTTNSTNGRTTILGVEVANSRMSCTIGNDTQPSLFPLKNGSSSKDREGLDPRPLKVRKKLFDLHRPAEEYVDTEEGGNFEDNSTSPKSSVKLILDNQAGVKVPINASASDCRFRGSIGLADLNEPFQDEELATPSHFDFHGRHSTNGDTKQMNQSAKSNAGHLGAIHDGFLLNSPIGCKVNERDRFSSFYEAGYDKSNLNSMSQALRQDKFPRLNQVNHPSGLYPSVCSRQDLWRDNPRHGAEFLEKSRDLSHPLFSSPSFTGSRTHSTSSLAKSKKDVTQKSTTFEPPFISAAAVDRSFQPFSQTRDAAFFGGKWRVDSSSRLYPGLESEGKVVNGFYDGFASGSKETQALLPSAGFDFLKYSKDDEVVADPSTNHGFGIFAKRKSCHEDSKPALDINLNEVVSTSPNELVIVEDLNMAHEKIKPEYHLPALPWLRPKPANDHKRCSNYVPDFSNKLCHSRETVGDLNQPITTTDMLAPNNCRVIEKNLNGETRNVQKILGFPIFATVDPKEEPTFLVSSSTIVDYAAEKKIVSAKRVNRIIDINIECEPDEQIADEELPVEKPTKNTCFIDLNSCVSDCEDPPVPSFETKNKNVKVTLEIDLEAPVLLESEDDDAEAKKNVPEDVSFPVSENNAEPIYDEVLQNAADAMLAISSSCPRVNISEDSLAESLLWFVNAMSLCSVELEHLSGKESRAGIAFPQQEFSKETDDFEAMVLQLVETKKEAFMPKPFIPEVSIEENVGTTNMLATRSRRGHSRRGRQRKDFQRDILPGLTSLSRHAITEDLQTFGGIMKATGHQWNSGLARRNGTRNSGGARGRRRVVVETVTTTVPSTVCAPLIPQPNDIKSGLEDRSLAGWGKTTRRPRRQRFPAGNTPTIASTL, from the exons ATGGGAACAAAAGTACAGTGCAAAAGCTTCTTGCCAGGATATTACTCCATGAGAGACCTTAATGAGGATTCTAGCAGTAGTAGTTGGCCTTTATTTTACGGAGACAATACACTAACAAATGGGCCGTATTTCAATGAATTCATTCCGAGGACTACAATAGATGACCATTCAGGGTATGAAAAGGATGCGATGAAGCAAAAAATGCTTGAACACGAGACAGTTTTTAGAAATCAG GTACATGAACTCCACCGACTATATAGAATTCAAAGAGACATGATGGAAGAAGTGAAAAGGAAAGAATTGTATCAACGAGCTTCAATAGAGCCATCATCATCGTCAAGCCTTCTAGGTTCTCAAAAGCCATCAGAAGATGCTCGAAAATGGCATGTGGGAGGCTTTCCTACGACAAATTCTACTAACGGTAGAACAACTATTTTGGGGGTCGAAGTTGCTAATTCTCGTATGAGTTGTACTATTGGTAATGATACTCAGCCCAGTCTGTTTCCACTCAAGAACGGGTCTTCTTCAAAGGATCGTGAAGGTTTGGATCCAAGACCTTTGAAGGTGAGAAAGAAGCTCTTTGATCTTCATCGCCCGGCTGAAGAGTATGTAGATACTGAAGAAGGGGGAAACTTCGAGGACAATTCAACTTCACCTAAAAGTAGCGTGAAGTTAATCCTTGACAATCAAGCTGGTGTAAAGGTTCCAATAAATGCATCAGCTTCCGATTGTCGTTTTAGGGGCTCGATTGGATTGGCTGACTTAAATGAACCCTTTCAGGATGAAGAATTAGCGACTCCATCACATTTTGATTTCCACGGTCGTCATTCCACTAATGGAGACACTAAACAGATGAATCAGTCTGCTAAATCAAATGCCGGACATCTAGGAGCAATCCATGATGGATTTTTGTTAAACTCGCCTATTGGATGTAAAGTTAATGAGAGGGACCGGTTCTCCTCCTTCTATGAAGCAG GATATGATAAAAGCAACCTCAATTCTATGAGTCAAGCACTGCGACAAGACAAGTTTCCTAGGCTTAACCAGGTTAATCATCCTTCTGGATTATATCCATCTGTTTGTAGCAGACAAGACCTTTGGAGAGACAATCCTCGCCATGGTGCAGAGTTTTTAGAAAAAAGTCGTGATCTTTCTCACCCATTATTTAGTTCCCCTTCTTTTACCGGTTCACGGACACATTCCACCTCATCTTTGGCGAAGTCAAAAAAAGACGTTACTCAAAAGTCGACAACATTTGAACCCCCTTTCATTTCAGCTGCGGCAGTGGACAGAAGTTTTCAGCCCTTTTCTCAGACTCGAGATGCGGCTTTTTTTGGAGGAAAGTGGCGAGTTGATTCGAGTTCTAGATTGTATCCAGGTTTAGAAAGTGAAGGAAAAGTTGTAAATGGATTTTACGATGGGTTTGCCTCAGGATCCAAAGAAACACAAGCTCTCTTGCCGTCGGCTGGCTTTGATTTTCTCAAATATAGTAAGGATGATGAAGTAGTAGCTGACCCGTCGACTAATCATGGATTTGGAATTTTTGCAAAACGCAAATCGTGTCATGAAGATTCAAAGCCTGCACTAGATATTAACTTGAATGAGGTGGTTTCAACCTCACCAAATGAGCTAGTAATAGTGGAAGATCTCAATATGGCTCATGAAAAGATTAAACCGGAATATCATCTGCCAGCATTGCCTTGGCTTCGACCTAAGCCAGCTAATGACCATAAAAGATGCTcgaattatgttccggatttTTCTAATAAATTGTGTCATAGCCGTGAGACAGTTGGAGATCTCAATCAACCAATCACAACAACAGATATGTTGGCTCCAAATAATTGTCGAGTTATCGAGAAGAACTTGAATGGCGAGACTCGAAATGTTCAGAAAATTCTCGGTTTTCCCATTTTTGCAACTGTTGATCCAAAAGAGGAGCCAACATTTCTTGTTTCCTCATCTACTATTGTCGATTATGCTGCTGAGAAGAAAATTGTCAGCGCCAAAAGGGTGAACAGAataattgatattaatataGAGTGTGAGCCAGATGAGCAGATAGCTGATGAGGAACTGCCTGTGGAAAAGCCAACGAAAAACACGTGCTTCATCGATTTGAACTCCTGTGTTAGTGATTGTGAAGATCCTCCTGTGCCCTCCTTTGAAACCAAGAATAAAAATGTCAAGGTAACTCTGGAGATAGATTTAGAAGCTCCCGTTCTCCTTGAGAGCGAGGATGATGATGCAGAGGCCAAAAAAAACGTGCCAGAAGATGTATCATTTCCTGTATCAGAAAATAATGCTGAGCCCATTTATGATGAAGTCCTTCAAAATGCAGCAGATGCAATGCTTgccatatcatcatcttgtccTCGTGTCAATATATCTGAAGATTCCTTGGCTGAGTCGCTCCTCTGGTTTGTAAATGCCATGTCATTATGTTCAGTTGAACTCGAACATTTATCCGGTAAAGAATCACGAGCTGGAATTGCCTTCCCGCAGCAAGAGTTTTCCAAGGAGACggatgattttgaagcaatggTGTTGCAGCTAGTGGAAACTAAAAAAGAAGCCTTCATGCCTAAGCCCTTCATACCCGAAGTGTCTATAGAGGAAAACGTGGGAACCACCAACATGTTAGCAACTAGATCACGAAGGGGTCATTCGAGGCGAGGAAGGCAGCGAAAGGATTTCCAGCGGGACATACTTCCTGGTCTAACATCATTGTCAAGGCACGCAATAACTGAGGATCTTCAAACTTTTGGAGGGATAATGAAAGCCACTGGCCATCAGTGGAATTCAGGATTGGCACGAAGAAATGGGACCAGAAACAGTGGTGGTGCTCGAGGTAGGCGACGAGTGGTGGTTGAAACTGTCACTACCACCGTTCCAAGCACGGTTTGTGCTCCATTGATCCCCCAACCGAATGACATTAAATCTGGTTTGGAGGATAGAAGCCTAGCCGGGTGGGGAAAGACTACTAGACGCCCCCGTAGACAGAGATTTCCGGCAGGCAATACCCCTACTATTGCATCAACATTGTAA